AGCGCAAGTCGAAGGTGGCCCAGCTTGGCCGTCATCGGCGGTTTATGACCCACAGCGGACGTCGGCACGCCAAAATCGCGTCACGCCGGCGATGACTGCTTTTGGGGCGTCTTCTTGAACAAGGTGCTTCGCTCCGGAAACGATCATCAACGGAGCCGAGAGCCGGCGCGACAGCTCCTCTCCGTCCGACAGCGGGCACCACTCGTCTTCTTCTCCCCAAATAAGCGTAACGGGACAGCGCATCTCTCTGTAACGCCACTCGATCTCCTGCGTATACTTGTCGTCCATTTGCGCAATCTGCCGCCAGAATGCCTTTTGACCCTCATCACCAAGCCACGGGCGCAAATACAACGACATGTCGGAAGTACGCAGGGCCTTGGCAACCGCGCCGTCGATGTAAGCGTGCAAGATAGCTTCATGGACATAGGCCGGCAGATTAGAGAAGACGTCCTCGTGTTGCTTGGCTGATTGAACAAGCGCTGATCCTTGAGGGCTGATTGCTACAGGGTCTATTAGAGTAAGCGATCTGTATTCAAGCCCGTCGAGCAGATGCCCCCGCAAAGCAGTGGATCCTCCGAAGTCGTGTGCGACGATATCCGGAGTACCGATGCCCCAATGTTCATAGAGGGCTGCGAAGAGACGGTTTTGAATGCCTCTCGACACGTCAGCGTTCGGCATATCGGATCGACCGTATCCCAGCATGTCGAAGTAGTATACGCGGCGTTCCTGTGCAAGCAGAGGAGCAATCCGCCGCCATTCGACCGACGAAAATGGAGTACCATGTAAGAGGACGGCGGGCGGACCATTTCCGATGCAATCCCAAGCAATCGAGTGTCCCCGAAAATCGAAACGATTTTGCAGCCGCCAATGTTCGTCAAGCTGATCGACAGTTTTCATGAGGCTTCGACCTGGAACGGATGTCACGCGGGCAAAACCGAGCTGAAGCGATAACGTTCCAAGGAGACAGGCAGGCCATAGTGTCCACTTCTGGCCCAAAAGTCACATCAGCGGATGCCCGGCTATGTCCGCAAGTGGATCTTGGGCGACCGTTTCAT
The genomic region above belongs to Bradyrhizobium arachidis and contains:
- a CDS encoding alpha/beta fold hydrolase; amino-acid sequence: MKTVDQLDEHWRLQNRFDFRGHSIAWDCIGNGPPAVLLHGTPFSSVEWRRIAPLLAQERRVYYFDMLGYGRSDMPNADVSRGIQNRLFAALYEHWGIGTPDIVAHDFGGSTALRGHLLDGLEYRSLTLIDPVAISPQGSALVQSAKQHEDVFSNLPAYVHEAILHAYIDGAVAKALRTSDMSLYLRPWLGDEGQKAFWRQIAQMDDKYTQEIEWRYREMRCPVTLIWGEEDEWCPLSDGEELSRRLSAPLMIVSGAKHLVQEDAPKAVIAGVTRFWRADVRCGS